A genomic window from Periophthalmus magnuspinnatus isolate fPerMag1 chromosome 16, fPerMag1.2.pri, whole genome shotgun sequence includes:
- the lysmd1 gene encoding lysM and putative peptidoglycan-binding domain-containing protein 1, with the protein MSGERIALPACSRTRSYGSLVRSPLTPADQRRVEHTLQPGETLQGLALKYGVTMEQIKRANRLYTSDSIFLKKSLSIPVMADLDGCVVSAEEDGPTQGTEQLQEDGRDITELTPNDFLKRLDGLISQSKHAAVKGCQDAEKRISAFEAACSSHTSFKRSQSVILAPKQNAPVTVPHAITRLTRRLKEREDEIFEL; encoded by the exons ATGTCCGGAGAGCGGATAGCATTGCCCGCCTGTAGCCGCACCAGGTCGTACGGGAGCCTGGTTCGGTCTCCGCTGACTCCGGCGGACCAGAGGCGGGTCGAGCACACCCTGCAGCCCGGGGAGACGCTGCAAGGCCTGGCGCTCAAGTACGGAGTGACG ATGGAGCAGATTAAGCGAGCTAACAGACTCTACACTAGCGACTCCATTTTCCTGAAGAAGTCCCTGTCCATCCCCGTCATGGCCGACCTGGACGGCTGCGTGGTCTCAGCCGAGGAGGACGGGCCTACACAGGGGACGGAACAGCTGCAAGAAGATGGCAGAGATATCACCGAGCTCACGCCAAACGACTTTCTCAAACGGTTAGATGGTTTGATTAGTCAGTCCAAACATGCAGCCGTCAAAGGATGCCAGGATGCAGAGAAGAG GATTTCAGCGTTCGAAGCCGCTTGCAGTAGCCACACTTCTTTCAAAAGGTCTCAAAGTGTCATTTTAGCTCCAAAACAGAATGCACCAGTGACTGTCCCCCACGCCATCACCAGACTGACCAGAAGgctgaaggagagggaggacgagatttttgaactttga